The sequence GATTGCGCCCCAGCTCACAGCCGCTGAGCCATAAAATTCGGCTTAAAATCCAGTCACGCTGTGGGTAGGCTTGATCAAGCTCAGGTGACCAGATTTCACCGGTCCAGCGCCGCCCACGCAATACCGCCATGGCCGGCAAGTCAGCACCTATTTTTGCTCTGATATAGTGCAAGCCGCGTGGCGTGCAACCCGAGTTATTTTGCTCACCAGGACCATTTAATGCAGTGGATATTGTATAGGTTGCCTGCCACTGGCCCTTAGAGAACGCATACAGACGCTGCTCTGCAATCGACACATGCAGATAATCAATCATTGTTTCACCACACGTGCTTAAAATTAACGGGCTATTTTTTAATCACAGGCTGCATACCGACTGCGTCTATAACACCGTCTGCACGCAAGCCTGCAGCTAAAAATGGGACCATCAAGCGCAGCACTTGTTCAGTGTTCATATGCACCTGATATTCAGTTTCAGCAATGGCGCGCAGTGCTTTAATACCTGACATGCTAAATGCCGCCGCACCAATCATAAAATGCACACGCCAAAACAGCTCAATGGGCTGTACTTCAGGTGCAGCCTTATGCAATAGCAGCATATAACGGTGAAACACCTTGCCGTACATATCGTTTA comes from Pseudomonas sp. C27(2019) and encodes:
- a CDS encoding L,D-transpeptidase; this translates as MIDYLHVSIAEQRLYAFSKGQWQATYTISTALNGPGEQNNSGCTPRGLHYIRAKIGADLPAMAVLRGRRWTGEIWSPELDQAYPQRDWILSRILWLSGCELGRNRLGQSDTFRRYIYIHGTAEESRLGQPYSHGCIRMANHDIIELFAQLIDACPVAISEHATAAQILQTQVKDTPCKAH